A single genomic interval of Brevibacillus brevis harbors:
- a CDS encoding TraR/DksA C4-type zinc finger protein yields the protein MVYSVDQKMVASFREKLLEQKKELEDRVQDHYGMREPMTTSLQEFAMYDNHPADIGSEMFEREKDLALDSLDRETLKEIDQALLRMEEGTYGLCTVCGEQIPVERLEALPQAQTCKEHAPAPSINESRPIEEQFLQPPFGRTSLDEKEGQNGFDGEDAWQIVESWGTSSTPFSYQEPDKTDYDEMYIESNEPDGFVEAVEEIGYTDIEGYHGPDSVHFMRSGTYEEYMRKGEGKGNFLSYDDYEGEQAEREGMDDYS from the coding sequence GTGGTGTACAGCGTGGACCAAAAGATGGTGGCCAGCTTCCGGGAAAAGCTGCTGGAACAGAAAAAAGAACTGGAAGACCGCGTACAGGACCATTATGGCATGAGAGAACCGATGACAACCTCTTTGCAAGAGTTTGCCATGTACGATAATCATCCGGCAGATATCGGCAGTGAGATGTTTGAACGGGAAAAAGATTTGGCCCTAGACAGTCTCGATCGTGAGACATTAAAAGAGATTGATCAGGCGCTACTGCGTATGGAGGAAGGCACCTACGGCCTCTGTACGGTCTGTGGAGAGCAAATACCGGTGGAGCGACTGGAAGCACTGCCTCAGGCACAAACGTGCAAGGAGCATGCACCAGCGCCGTCAATCAACGAGTCACGTCCGATCGAGGAACAGTTTTTGCAGCCGCCTTTCGGACGTACATCTCTGGATGAAAAAGAAGGACAGAACGGATTCGATGGTGAGGATGCTTGGCAAATTGTCGAGTCATGGGGGACATCCAGCACGCCTTTCTCGTACCAGGAACCCGATAAAACGGATTACGACGAAATGTATATCGAGAGCAATGAGCCGGATGGCTTTGTAGAAGCTGTAGAGGAAATCGGTTATACCGATATTGAGGGCTATCACGGACCGGACAGTGTGCATTTTATGAGAAGCGGGACGTATGAGGAGTACATGAGAAAAGGAGAAGGGAAAGGAAATTTCCTCTCGTATGACGATTACGAGGGAGAGCAAGCAGAACGAGAGGGCATGGATGACTACTCATGA
- a CDS encoding MFS transporter has translation MAQNAKNLIGLVGVPLVMVLGNSMLIPVLPTMKTEMKLTALQSSLLITAFSIAAGIVIPFAGYLSDRFGRKIVIIISLALYGLGGLVAGLAALWIDQPYMAIMGGRVLQGIGAAGTAPIAMALVGDLFDGASESRALGLLETSNGMGKVLSPIFGSLLALISWYMVFLAFPIICGVVLLMFLFLTKEKKQDKKPLPVKQYMHSIAQVFKQHGKWLVPAFFIGSICLFTLFGVLFYLSDLLEEKYKIDGVIKGFFLAIPLLVMSIAAYVTGIIIKKKLKLMRLFVIIGMFLLATSYILASFVKGAYVLIGILVIGSVGTGMILPCLNSMIVGAVQKTERGMITSLYSGVRFIGVAIGPPIFTWLLGISRTVMFLSIAGLSLVFAVLAIFFLKPKQVEKQGQGAKDSETKGWRQISEVLGIEPETVHEVQRESAIEKYGFDPNELVKRVLSGKKEKEKQ, from the coding sequence ATGGCACAAAATGCGAAAAACCTGATTGGGCTCGTCGGGGTTCCACTCGTTATGGTGCTGGGCAACTCGATGCTGATCCCTGTACTGCCTACAATGAAAACAGAAATGAAGCTCACCGCTTTACAGTCGAGCTTGTTGATCACCGCTTTTTCGATTGCAGCAGGTATTGTGATTCCTTTTGCCGGCTATTTGTCGGATCGATTTGGGAGAAAAATCGTCATTATCATCTCCCTTGCTCTATATGGTCTGGGTGGTTTGGTCGCAGGGCTTGCCGCGTTGTGGATAGATCAACCTTATATGGCCATCATGGGAGGGCGTGTCTTGCAGGGGATCGGGGCCGCCGGTACAGCGCCCATCGCGATGGCATTGGTAGGGGATCTGTTCGACGGCGCTTCGGAGAGTAGGGCATTGGGGCTCTTGGAGACATCCAACGGGATGGGAAAAGTATTAAGTCCGATTTTTGGCTCCTTGCTTGCTCTCATTTCTTGGTACATGGTCTTTTTAGCTTTTCCAATTATTTGCGGTGTCGTCCTCCTGATGTTTTTATTTCTGACCAAGGAAAAGAAACAGGATAAGAAGCCGCTCCCCGTTAAGCAGTACATGCATTCGATCGCGCAGGTGTTTAAACAGCATGGAAAATGGCTTGTCCCCGCGTTTTTTATTGGGAGCATCTGCTTGTTCACGTTGTTTGGGGTACTGTTTTACCTGTCTGACTTATTGGAGGAAAAATATAAGATTGATGGTGTCATCAAAGGCTTCTTTTTGGCGATTCCCTTGCTCGTGATGAGTATAGCGGCCTATGTGACAGGAATCATTATCAAAAAGAAGCTGAAGCTGATGCGTCTGTTTGTGATAATCGGCATGTTTTTGCTGGCTACGTCTTACATTCTGGCCAGCTTTGTCAAAGGGGCTTATGTCCTCATAGGCATTTTGGTCATCGGTAGCGTGGGAACGGGGATGATATTACCATGCTTGAACTCCATGATCGTTGGGGCCGTACAAAAAACAGAGCGGGGTATGATTACTTCTTTGTATAGCGGTGTCCGTTTTATCGGTGTTGCGATTGGCCCGCCTATTTTTACCTGGTTGCTCGGAATTTCTCGGACGGTCATGTTTCTATCGATCGCAGGTTTATCGCTCGTTTTCGCTGTGCTTGCGATCTTTTTCTTGAAGCCCAAGCAGGTCGAGAAGCAAGGGCAAGGGGCAAAAGACAGCGAGACGAAAGGGTGGCGGCAAATATCAGAGGTACTGGGAATTGAACCAGAAACGGTACACGAGGTACAACGTGAGAGCGCCATCGAAAAGTACGGCTTTGATCCCAATGAGCTCGTCAAGCGTGTGTTGTCTGGAAAGAAGGAAAAGGAAAAACAATAA
- a CDS encoding mandelate racemase/muconate lactonizing enzyme family protein, which translates to MTTHDQVAVFDLQIERVETYPLLQRLSQAYGDANGYKRYRTSYLIRIITRAGIDGWGEIIDWLPTLHKGFCERIIPYLLGKQVDNRVAIVDVIGKWHQRSASGVSMALTEILAKAAGLSVCQLWGGQIHSGIPVYASLQSYRETADWMQQSWKQVSQQVDDGFKMVKVKIGGRSVQEDQTHIEKLMNLLPEQVHVAVDANQSYDCATARKWEGLFSRYGNWLWLEEPMPMDRTNEYVKLRASISIPLAGGENLIRCAQFLPLYEGGAIDIAQPDLMHTGGIDDYRTHLQMARQFGYRVSPHSFDGSLARLYTLFAQACLLAWTKMDSHPIEPVEWDVMENPFTQLFPLRPINGEVTLPTGVGIGIEPDWEIINALRWDGSAYA; encoded by the coding sequence ATGACTACTCATGATCAGGTAGCGGTCTTTGACCTGCAAATTGAGCGCGTGGAAACGTATCCGCTTCTACAACGTCTATCGCAAGCTTACGGCGATGCAAATGGGTATAAGCGTTATCGAACCAGTTATCTCATTCGGATAATCACGAGGGCTGGAATCGATGGCTGGGGAGAAATTATCGATTGGCTGCCGACGCTCCATAAGGGCTTTTGTGAGCGCATCATCCCGTACTTGTTGGGTAAGCAGGTGGATAACAGAGTAGCCATAGTCGATGTCATAGGAAAGTGGCATCAGCGATCAGCTTCAGGTGTCAGTATGGCACTTACGGAAATTTTGGCGAAAGCAGCGGGGCTATCTGTGTGTCAACTGTGGGGAGGCCAGATTCATTCTGGCATCCCGGTATATGCTTCCCTCCAATCTTACCGTGAAACAGCAGACTGGATGCAGCAGTCATGGAAGCAAGTCAGCCAGCAAGTCGACGATGGGTTCAAAATGGTGAAAGTAAAGATTGGCGGGCGCTCTGTTCAAGAGGATCAGACGCATATCGAAAAACTGATGAATTTGCTACCGGAACAAGTTCACGTAGCGGTAGATGCCAATCAGAGCTACGACTGTGCGACTGCAAGGAAGTGGGAAGGGCTTTTTTCCCGTTATGGCAATTGGCTTTGGCTGGAGGAGCCGATGCCCATGGATCGCACAAACGAATATGTCAAGCTTCGTGCATCTATATCCATTCCGCTTGCTGGAGGAGAAAACTTGATTCGCTGCGCACAGTTTTTGCCTTTGTATGAGGGCGGGGCCATCGATATTGCTCAGCCTGACCTAATGCATACGGGGGGCATTGACGATTATCGAACGCATCTGCAAATGGCCCGTCAGTTTGGCTATCGCGTGTCTCCACATTCCTTTGACGGATCACTGGCACGATTGTATACGTTATTTGCACAGGCGTGCTTGCTGGCATGGACCAAGATGGATAGCCATCCGATTGAGCCTGTCGAATGGGACGTTATGGAGAACCCGTTTACACAATTGTTTCCGCTGCGACCCATAAATGGCGAAGTGACGCTTCCTACTGGCGTGGGAATAGGCATTGAACCTGACTGGGAGATTATTAACGCGTTGCGCTGGGACGGTAGCGCTTATGCGTAA